The Opitutaceae bacterium nucleotide sequence GTCCGGTCCGTCAGGACGTCGACACCGCTCAGAAAGTACCAGTGATCGACCCGGGTTGCCGGGGTCAGGTCGGGCGCATCGACCGGATCGTCGTTGTAACTGAAATAGCTGGTGGTCCGGGATCCCGGATGACCGGTTAGCCCGTCTGGCGCCGTTGTGGTACGGAGAGTTACCGCGAGATCGGCCATGGGCGGAAGGGCAAGTTCCACGACATCGGAAATCCATTGTGCGCCCGGCTGAATCGTTACCGAAGCCTTTCCGCGGAAGGTCAGTGATCGTGACGAATCGGCAACGATCGCCCCGTCGCCTGCGGACCGGGCGACGGCGGCGGCGTCGATGGTGAGCGGCGCATCACCAAAGCCGTTGGAGAACCGAACCCGCAGCGATTTTCCTCCGACCGATGTTCGAATTTCGCGCACGGTCGCCGACGTAAAACTGATCCGGCGGTTGTTGCCCGGTTCGGTCAGCTGTTGGGCCGTGCTCCAGGTGGCCACCCAACGATCCCGGGTCGGAGCCTGAGATATGGTCCGCCCATTCGAGAAAGACTGGCTAGTTAGGCACGTGGTATGGCCTCTGCTGTCGCCAGGCCAACTCGCCGGTAGTCAGGGCGGGTCCGGTGCCCGGGTATTCATCGGTGCCCATTCCGCGCTTCTCGAGCAACTCATACACGGGTGCGGCGGCAACCGCGGCAAGGAAGGCGCCGCGCTGGTCGATCCATTGTCCCTCCACCTCGGGAGAGCCTACGCTCAGGAACGCGGGTCTGGGCGCGAAAAGGGCAATCAGTTCGTGGGAATCGACGGGCAGGTCTCCGGGCGTCAGCGGTCCGGCATAGCGGATGTAGTTGCCGGCCATCCAGTGGTAGGCGTAGGTTCCCGCGAGATTCTCCACCCGCTCACCGAAGTCGCGGCGATGGAGCACCAGTCCGCCCTTGCCCGATGAGCCGATGAATCCGATGGCGAAACGCGGATCGAAGGCCATGGTCACGGCCGCCGCCTTGCCGTAGCGCGAGAGTCCTTCGATGCCGGCCTGTTTGGCATCGACCGTCGGGTCCGTCTCGAAGTAGTCAAGTGCCCGGCTCGCGCCCCAGGCCCAGGCACGCAAGGCCCCCCATTGGTCGGGCGGGCGCGGTTGGCCTTGGTTGCAGAGACCAATGATGCCCCGCGTCAAACCCTCCCCATTGTCCGCCTGATAGCTGGTCGGAACGATCGTCGCCGCGGCCCAGCCGTGCGCCAGCACCTGCTCTTCCCAGGTCGGACCGGGAGGCGGCGGGAACCGGGCGAGGATTTCGGCCGGCCAGCCGAAATGCAGCATGACGGGCACCGGACCGGCCGCATCAATCGGGGTCGAGAGCGTAAGGTCGATCGTGACTTCAAGGAGTGGATACCCCGAATTGTCGACGTGGCCGGCCAGCCGCCGGGTGAGCACCGCAACGCCTCCCTTGTTCTCTTCGGTGGAGGAGAGAAGCTCCCAACTGACTTGAGGCACCTGGTCCGGGAGGCGGCCGTAGATTTCCCGCTCGAAGTGCTCCAGTATTTCCGGTCGTCGTACTGCCCACCATCGGGCAGGGGTGCGCACGGGTTCGCCTTCGTCGGTGACCAGGGGGGCGGGCAGATCGGGAAAAGGGTTGGCCCTGGCCTCGTCGGTGTTTGGCGCATTCGGTCCGTCGGGGTTGTTGGGATCGGCCCCGGGCCGCATCGAGGTCACCCCCAGGAGAACACGGAGGCGTGCATGGTCCTGGTTGCGATCGAGCTCCACCGGGGCCGGCAGTCCCTCCACGAGGGTCGGCGCTGCCGGCATTTGGGCCGCCGCCGGCGACAGCAGGGCAATCGAGGCAAGGAGAGAGACGAAAAAGCGGATCAACATGGTTCTTTGTTCTTGGGCTTAACCCTGGAGTCGGATTCGTCGAAATGCCACCGATTTTTCTGGAAGGCGATCAGCCAGATCCCTTCATTCGAAAGACCTGCATCCGGCTTGGAGATCGATCTGACCAGCCGATCTACTCCCTCGCTTCAAGAAGATCCAGGAGGGCGTCCCGAACCGCCTTCGGGTGTTCCCATGGGATGAAATGTCCCCAGTCCGGGTCGGTCACGAGGGTGATCTGCGCGTTTCGAAAGGCACGCTTCATGTAGTCCATATTCGCATACGGAACCAGTGCATCCTTCCGGCCGTGCACAAGGACGACGGGTAGGCCGACCTCTGCCAGTCTGGGCTCGAGTGTGGTCAACTCCTGTTTCAGGGCGAGGATTTCCCGGTTGGAGGTGACGAGGTCTGTCGGGATTGCCCAGTTGACCAGGCGCCACTCCGCCACGTGGTTGAACCAGAATTTCTCTTCGAGATCCGGATCGAGCGAGCCGGCGATGATGACGAGGGCGGCGACCTTGGCGGGGAAATCGACGGCGGTCTGCGCGATGACCGGACCGCCGTAGGAATGACCGACCAGAATGGCGGGTTTGTTGGGCGAGAACCGGTTGATGACGGCCGCAACCAGGGCGGCCTGCTTGGAAAGCGAAGGTTCGACACCTCCAGTCCTGGATTCGCCGAACCCGGGTCGGTCGAAGGCAATCAACTGTGCTCCGGCCAGCAGTCCGGGATCGGTCATCAAGTCGAGGAAGTTGTCCCAGGTCCCTGGAGAACCATGGACAAAGATGATGGCGGGTTTTTCCGGATCTCCCGCGCATGTGCCCCGGATCACGCGGCCGTCAATGGCCACTTCGAAAGGAACGGAAGCATAGCCGGCCTGGGCGTAGGCTGCATCGATCTCTTCGGGCGAATGGCTGAAATCAATCAGGTGCAGACCGATCAGGCCGAGGATGACCAAGCCGAGAAGGGTGGCCCCGGTGATCTTGAGAACGCGTTTGAGCATGGAGCGGGATCATCCATAGGGGTGCCGGGCGCGCGGTCAATGATCCCGGCGCTCCTCCATTTTCGGAAGGGGGTTCATGCAGGGTTGTGGTCCCCGAGCGTGTGTTGCACCCCGGGACAGGCTTGCGCGACCGCCGAAAGGACCCGGGAGGCAAAGGGCAGTTTGCGGATGAGCCAACCCATGCCGAAGGCGACAACAAGGGTTGGGAGGGAGAGCACCAGGAATTTGGCCAGGAGGGGGAAGTCCCAGTGGCGCATCAACCAGGAAACGAGCAGCACGGGTATGGCGTGGATGATGTAAACGGCATAGGTGCTGTCGGAGAGGGCGCGGAGCAGTCGTCCCTGAGCATTGAAAACGCCTTGAAACAGTCCCAGAAGGCCGAGCATCAGGGTGATGCCCACGACCTGCTCATAGACCGAATATCCGAGGCTCTGCCAGTGCCAACCTCCCATGAATGGATCGAGATTTCCGGACGGAGCCCCACCGGCGATGAAGAGAATCGGGAAGGCCACCAGAATAAAGGCGTTGGCAAAGACCAGCCAGCCGATGCCCTGCTTGAGAGTCAGCGACTGCAGCCAGCCGCGTTGCCAGACAACAACCCCCAGTATCATCATGGCGATGTACTGCGGGAAGTGCGCGAGCTGGAGCTGGACGTGGGGCGCCCACCAACCGACGGGCATCCGGATCCGGACCATCCAGGTAATCAGGCCCAGGACGAGCGTAAACATTCCGATCTTCCACGGTTCTGGCATGGGCCCGGGCACCTCATAATGATTCAGTGGCCTTGCTCGGAGCAATCGAAACACGGTGTAGCCGAGGACGAAATAGATGAGGATCTCGACAAACCACATCGGCCCGAATCCGCGGCCGGCCCCTGTCTCCAGCACGTGGAGCAGTGAGGGGGCTTGACCGTCGGTCTGCGTCAACTGCCTCGCCAGGTAGAAGGTGAATGGCCCGATCAGGAAAAAGAAGGCAAGGGTGGGGATTCCCAGGCGGATGAGCCGCTCCCAGACAAACCTGGCCGGGCCTTTGCGGTTGTAGGAATCTGATACGAAGAATGTGGATACGAAGAAGAGCAGGCCCATGAAGAAGGCCTGGTTGGTGGAGACGAAGACGATGAGTGGCAGTTGGGCGAGAATGTTGTCCGGTTTGCCCTCGACGTAATACCAGTCCCCCGGTGCTCCGTAGACGATGGAGAAATGATGCAGCACCACGAGCGCGATGCAGAACACCCGCAGATTATCGATGAAGGTCAGACGGGGTCTGGCGGCTTCAGAGGACATCGGGGTTCAGGTTGGTGAAAGCGGGATCGGACGCAAGGGTCGGGGTTTTCGGCACGATAGGGCGTTCCCCGTTGTCGGGGCGAGAAAGAAGAGACCGGGGCTGATCGATCGATCGTTTACCGATCGAGCAGTCCGCCGGCGAGGATGCGGATGAACTCGCTGTTTCGCCTGAGGGTGGCGGCGTAGTCGCCCGGATCGTCCCGACCGATCACCACGACGAGGTTGTGATCCAGATCGATCCGCAGGGTCGAGGCGGTGGCGGAACCGTGGCCGATGACGTTTCCGCCGAGGTAGGCATCCTCCGGATCCGCCTCCATCGGATCCAGCATCCATTCCATGCCGATGCCCCATTCCAACTCGGGGTCATTGAGGGTGGGGACGTAGTCGATCAGGCGCTTTGGCAGGATCGCGTCGAAGGTCTCCGGCGAGTAGAAGCGATAAGGCCCATAGCTGCCGCGATTGAGGATCATCTGACCGACCCGGACGAGAAAGTCCGCCGTGTATCCGGCGCCGTAGCCGAGGTCGGTCTGTGTGACCAGTCCTTCACCCAGGGGGTCGAGGATGTTCTCCTGGAGCAGGGTGACCATGTCCTTGCCGGCAAGCAGTGACATCGCCATCCCGGCGAGGTTGTTGCCGTCGCCGGAATAGTGCCGGCGGAGTCGGGGCGTGGTCAGGGAGAACGCCTGCACATTGAGGTTGTTGTCGAGGTAGGGGTTGAAGATCCCTCGGGCCGTGGTGTGACCGGTCATCCCGCTCAGGTGGGTCCAGCAGTCGCGGTAGGTGATCGCTCGGGGTCCGTCGGTCGGGAAATCCGGCAGGACGTCGCCCAACGGCGTGTCCGGCGTCACGATTCCCTGGTCGAAGAACCGGGCCATGACCTGACCGGCCACCAGCTTGCCGATGGATGCCGGGGCAAAGAGGGAATCGATCTCGATGTCCGGCTCACGGGCCGAAGGAAATGCCTCGCGCATGAAGATGACCCTGTTGCGAGCCACGATGATGCGGAGTCCCGACGATGGATCGTCGCGGGTCCATTGGCGCGCATAGGCTCGCAACTTCTCCACGGTTCCGATTCGGATTCCCGCTTCAGCCTCCGTTCCCGAGTGCAGCTGGGGAGCTGGTTCCCTGAGGATTTCGACCGGTCTGAGTTCAACGGGGGTTCGCTTCTCCAACCGCATCCGCAGGGCGAGGCGGTGCCGCAGATCCTCCACAAACGAGCCCTGGAGGATTTCGTGTTCGTTGGAGACTCTGTCCGGTGTCGCTTCCCGTTCCTCCATCCAGGCGAAAAGGGCGGCCCCATCCTCGGTCGTGGTCATGTAGCGGCCCATCGACGCCCAGACCTGCCGACTGATCTCAGTCCGGTGGGCCTGCAGTTCATCGGCGGATAAGGTCAACCAGGGGTTGGTCCCCATCCCGATCAGGGATGGACGATCGTAGGGAGGTACGGAATAGCGCCCCATCCATTCGGTGTCTCCGGGTCGGTAGACGCCGACCAGGGTCCTGAAGGGCAGCCCGTCGCGGCACTCGAGGGTGATGTCGGCGTAATAGCGGCCGGGTTGATCGGGCCGTTCAACCTCAACGCCCATGACGTTGTACCAGGTCGGTTTGAGCTCGGTGTCCCTGAAGATCGTTTTCGCCAGTTTCGGCCGCTCGAAGGCGAGCTCGGGAAAGGCGGGGTTCCAGAGGATGAAGTCCTCCGCATTGTCCGGGATGATGCGCAGATCGCTCGCGTTTCTCCGCCATTCCAGGACGTTCTCGCGGCGCTGCCCTTCGTCGTCGTAGAGCTGGCAGAACATCTGCCAGCCGCCCGGTCCGTTTTCCACCTTGATCAGCAGACGGTTGGTGCCCTCTGCGAGATTCACCGGAATGACTTCCTGGGAGGGTTGCGCCTCTCTGCCGGAAGTCCAGACGTCAAGGACCCGGTTGCCGTTTGCCCAGACCCGGCCTGAATCGTCAGAGCCGAAATGCAGCGTCCAGGTCGTGGGCGCTTCGAGGACGATATCGGTGTAGGCGTAGGCGACCTGGTTATCGGTCGGTGGCGGGAAAATCTCGTTGAAATCCAGTTGACCATTGTCTGCCAGTGACGCCGGGATCACGGTCCTGGACACACCGTCCCAGACCACCTTCGTGTCGTCCCTGATGACCGCCCGGGCTTCTCCGCCCAGTACCTCAAGGAAGTCCGTGGTGAAGCCTGCGCGGGAAATGCCGCCAGGTCCCGGCTCGGGCAACATCAGGTTGGGAAACGGCCCGAGGACCTTCCATGAATCCGGAGCGAGGTTTTCGGGAAGGAGGGATTCGGTCGTTTGAGCCCAGGAAAGGGTCAGGCCGACGATCGGCAGCAGAAACAGTCTCTTCATGGCGCCTCCAAGGGTTTTTTCGCCGAAGTCTGAAAGGCCCGGCTCCACCAGGCCATTCGATTGTCCACCGGGGCGGGAGTCTGAAGCGAGGCTTCTCCGGCCTGTCGTCCGAGCTAATCACAATGTGCTCCGGAGAAGAGTCAGCTTGTGCCCCTTCACCGTGTCGGGCAGTTTCGTGGCTGCGGCGGTTGCATCCTCGGCCACTCCTGCATGGGATTGCCTGCCGGGTTGAAAATCTCCATGGAAGGTCCATAAAACAGTTCTTTGCGGCACCGGCTCCGTCCCCGGGAAAAGGGTGGGTCGGTGGACAGCCACCCGGATGGTCTCCGCACGGTGAACCCGGAACTCAATACCCTCATGCCTCTGGAATCCTGCTTTGCTGCACTGGCCGACGGAAGACTGCGTATCGGCAATGCCCTGATCGAACGCGAGTGGAGAATATCCCCCGACGGACTCCTGCGTTCGCTGAGCCTGGTCGATCGGGCGTCCGGGACCTCGTGGTTGGTGGCGGACCGTGAGGGGGCGCCCATCCTGCCCGAGGTCCGCCTCTCGGACGAGAGGCGCGCCGTGAAGCTCGAGGTTGTTCGCGGTCGAAGATTTCCGACCGAGAGCGAGTCGCTTGTCGCGACCCTGACGGCGAAAGGTGACCGGGTCACCTTGACGACGGTCTTTCAGGTCTTCCCGGATCTGGCAGGCATCAGTGTGCAACTCACCTGCAACGGTGGTGAGATCGGCCGTCCGTCGGGCTCATCGGATGCGAACAGTCCGCCAAGCGGGATCGAGGCCGTACCCGAGACCGCAGCCGCTCCGAACGAAGTTGATATTCTCGACAGCCTGGCATTGGCGCCCCGGCACCTGCGGCTCACCGCCGTGACCCTTCGCGACCAGACCGACCAGCACGACGAATTGGTTCACGAAGAGGAGCTCCTGCTGCACCCGAACAAGAATCGACGCGACTTCAACGGGATCCTCTTCGCGGTAGAAGACACGTTGACCGCAAACGGGCTTGTTCTGGTCAAGGAGGCCCCGTTGCCCCATGCCTGTCCGGTGGTGGCCGGTCCTTCGCTTGAGGTGCGCGGCCACACCTGCACGATCCGGGGTCACGGCACGGGAGGAGACGGATTACCGGGCTACCGGTTGACGATTCTGGCTTATTCCGGAGGACCCAATGGTCGGACGATGGCTCTGCACCGATGGCAGCGGAATCTGCGCCAATACCGCCCGGGACGTGATGGACTGGTCCTGACCAACACCTGGGGCGATCGATCGCAGGATGGACGGGTCAACGAATCGTTCCTGATGCAGGAGATTGAAGCGTGTGCCGGGCTCGGAGCCGACGTCGTCCAGATTGATGACGGCTGGCAGAAGGGGAAGACCGCGAATTCCCTCCAGGCCGGCGGGGTCTGGCAGGGGTTCTGGGCTCGGGACGAGACCTTCTGGGATGTCCACCCGGAACGGTTCCCGAACGGACTCGCTCCGTTGATCGAACGCACACGGACGCTCGGCTTGAAGTTCGGGTTGTGGTTTGCGCCGGACTCGGCTCTGGATTTCGAAAACTGGCGCCGGGACGCGGACTGCGTCCTCAACCTCCATCGGTCATTGGGGGTGACCTATTTCAAGATCGATGGAGTCAAGGCCGTCAGCAAAGCCGGTGAACGCAACCTGCGGCGGTTTTTCGATCGGGTGCTGGAGGCGACGGACGCGGAGGTCGTGTTTGATCTCGATGTGACGGCGGAGATCCGCCCCGGCTACTTCGGGATGATCAACGTGGGCCCGCTCTTTGTGGAGAACCGCTACACCGATTGGTTCAACTACTGGCCGCACCGTACTCTCCGCAATTTCTGGCAACTCACGCGATGGATTGATCCGGTTCGTCTGCGGATGGAGTTTCTCAACAATGCGCGGAATGCCGAGCGCTACCACGGTGATCCGCTTGCGCCCGCGGCCTGGTCGCCAGCCGGTCTGCTGGCCACGGTTTTCCTGGCCAGCCCTCTCGGCTGGTTCGAGGTCAGCGGATTGGCGCCATCCTATGTCAAGGCGGTTTCCGGACTGTTGAGAATCCGCACGACCCACCGGGATGCTCTCCTGACAGGAATGGTCATCCCGATCGGTTCGGTCCCCGATGGGGTCAGCTGGACCGGCTTCCTCTCGATGGATCCCCAGCAAAGCCGGGGCTATGCGCTTGTTTTCAGGGAACTCGCCGGGTCCTCGGAGTGGACGATCCCGATCAGCGGGCTGTTCGGCCCGAATCGGCTGGAGTTGGAGATTCTGGCCGGAGAGGGGACGGCTTCGGCTGACGGGAGAGAAATCAGGTTCTCGATTCCCGGTTCCCTGGGCTTTCTCCTGGTTCAGGTGGATGCCGGTCAATGAAACAGTCTTCGGGTGCGGCTGAAAATATCCAGAAGGTGTGGATTGCCAAATCACGGATTCTCGGCTTGAGGAAGGTGTTCACAAACTTCAACCCACAGTAACTCCGCTTATGGCTTTAAAGTATGCTCGGATGATTGCCGTCTCGCTGTTGCCCTTCGCTCTATTGGCGAATCCGGCAGCGGCCGCCCGATCCGTTTCGGATCTTCGCCTCGACACACCGGTCACCACAGACCGGGCTCCCCGCTCCGTCGCCACCAGCCCGGCTTCCGGCGAAATTGAGATCGTCATCCAGCTGCAAGGCCCGTCCATTGCCGAAGCGCACGAAAAGGACGCCAAGAAGAACGGCAGGATGCTCTCGAAGAAGGCGCAGAGAGACATTGCTCGGGCTCTTGAGTCCGAGCAGTCCGGGGTGATGGCCTCGGTCGCCCAATTGGGTGGACGGGAAGTGGCCCGCCTGACCAAGGTGCTCAACGCGGTCATCGTCAGCGTCGACGCCTCCAAGGTGGCCCAACTGTCGGATCTGCCCGGGGTGATCTCCGTCCGTCCGGTCGGCGAGTACGAGATGGATCTCACGGACACGGTTCCCTATATCGGAGCGGCGATGGCCCAGGCCGAGGGAATTGATGGCACGGGAGTGACCGTGGCGGTGCTCGATTCCGGTATCGACTACACCCATAAGAATCTTGGTGGGCCAGGGACTTTCCCGGACTACCTGGCGGCTTGGGGTACTGGAATCGGAGATCCTCTTCAGACCACCACGGACGGGCTCTTCCCCACTGATAAGGTGATCGGGGGCTACGATTTTGTCGGGGAACTCTGGCCGACCTATGGTCCCCGATCCGAGGATCCGGATCCGATCGACTACGAGGGACACGGCACCCATGTGGCCGACATCATCGCCGGCCAGAGCCTGGATGGGACGCACGTCGGCGTGGCCCCCGGGGCCAGGCTCTTCGCGATCAAGGTCTGCTCGGCCGTTTCTTCCTCCTGTAACGGAGAGGCCCTCCTTCTCGGCATGGAGTATGCCCTGGACCCGAACGGCGATGGGGATATCTCCGACGCGGTTGACGTGATCAATCTCTCCCTCGGTTCTTCCTATGGACAGATCGAGGACGACCTCAGCCTGGCCGCGAGCAATGCCGTCCGCCTCGGCGTCGTCGTGGTGGCCTCGGCCGGTAACAGTGCCGACCGTCCCTATATCGTGGGCTCGCCCTCATCGACACCCGAAGTGATCAGCGTGGCTCAGACCCAGGTTCCGAGCGCTGAGGCGATCCCCCTCAAGGTGAACAGCCCGGCTCCAGCGACTTATGGGAACACCGCTACCATCGACTGGGCCCCGATCGTCGGTAGCATTTCGGCCGATCTTCTCTACCCCGACACCAATCGTCTCGCTGGTGCGGAATTCCCCGCCGGGACCTTTGATGGGAAGATCGCTGTCATCGACCGCGGTAGTGTCTCCATTTCGTTCAAGGTCTACTGGGCTCAAAAGGCCGGTGCCCTTGCGGTCATTCTGGTCAATAATGCTCCGGGCGCCGCCCCGAGTTTCAGCTTCGGAGGATTGCCTGAAGATCCCCCGGCCTTCACCGACCTGGTCCCGACCCTGGTCGTCGGTCAGGAAGTCGGCAATGTGCTCAAGTCCCAGCTTGCTGCCGGCGCTGTCAATGCCACCATTGAGGATGTCGGTGGCATCCCGCTCGCGGGCAGCATGGTGGCCTCGTCCAGTCGGGGTCCCAGTGTCAGCTTCAACGCGATCAAGCCGGACATCGGCGCTCCCGGTGCGTCCATCTCCGCTGTGGTGGGAACAGGCGACGGAGTCGAAGCCTTTGGTGGTACCTCCGGGGCTGCCCCGATGGTTTCGGGGGCGGCGGCTTTGCTGCTCGAAGCCTATCCAAAGGCTTCGGTCGGCGAGATCAAAGCCCGCCTGATGAACAATGGGAATACTGAGGTCTATACCAACCCGGCCACCCAGCCGGGTGATCTGGCCCCGATCACCCGGATCGGTGGTGGCGAAGTCCAGGTGGACCAGGCGATCGCCGCGATGACGGCGGCCTGGGCCGAGGACGATTCCCAAGGACACCGCGGCTGGGGATGGTGGAATTTCGGTTCATGGGATGACCGGAGGGAGGCCAGACACGAGGATCGGAAGGCCAAGGCCTACGCGGTCAGCCTGTCTTTCGGATTCCAGACGGTCCCGTGGAAACAGATTATCAATCAGACGGTCCGGGTAACCAATTATGCCAACCGGGATCGCACCTACACCATCAATCCGACTTTCCGCTACGCCGATGATGCCGCCAGCGGAGCGGTCAAGATACTCACTCCGAGAACGATCCGGGTGAAGAAGAACTCCAGTGCCACCTTCAAGGTGCTCCTCTATATCGATGGTTCCAAGCTGCCGTTTTACGTCCTCAACGGGGGCCCGCTGGGCGGGACCGGGGCCAGTCTTCAGGTCAATGAGTTCGACGGATACCTGGTGATCGCCGATCGCGACGACTCGGTGAACCTGCCCTGGCAGGTGCTGCCTCACAAGGCCGCGGATGTCAAACTGGAGGGACGGTCGGTCAATCTCAGGAAGGGCAAGGGCGACTTCAGGCTCCGCAACTGGAGCCCGGTTCTGGATGGCGAGGTTGAGGTTTTCGATCTGCTCGGAAGCAGTCCGAAAATCAAGAAGCAGTTTCTTCCCGGCCCGGGTGACAACCTGGCGGTGATTGACCTCAAGAGTGTCGGTGCGGCCTTTTTCGGCTTCGATGGCGGTGGCTACCCGGTCGGTGGCATCGCGATCAGCGCCTACGGACGACGGGCGCATCCCAACTACCCGGCGGGTTTCGAGATCCAGTTCTTCATCGATGATGACGACGAGCCAGACTACATCGTCTACAATGCTGAGTTGGGCGGTGCGTTTGCTGCGGATGGACGCAATGCGGTCTATCAGGGATCGATTGCGACTGGGTATACCGCCTACTTCCTGAGTGACGCCCAGCTGAATTCGGGGAACATCATCCTCCCATTTTACCTGGATGAACTCCCCAACTGGAGCTACGAAGACGGAGCGACCGTTCGGATGGCGGTTCTGGCCTATGACAATTACTTCACCGGCATTGTCAGTGATGTGATTGAGGTGGGTCAGTACACCTTCGGGCTGCCGAAGTATGACGGCGGCGGCCTTCTCACCGTTCCGGCCTGGAGCGGTTCAAAATTCCCGGTAACCGCGGTCCCGGGAGGGGCGGAGGCTTCGCCGTCTCAGACGGGCCTTCTCCTCATGTATCGGGACGGGGCGAATCGGGAATCGGAGGAAGTCCTCATCAAGTAACCCTTCCCGTTCCGTTCGATATTCTCCAGGGGCGCTCCGCGAGGGGCGCCCCTGTTTATTTTTTTGTGGTGCCCCGGGT carries:
- a CDS encoding acetylxylan esterase; this translates as MLIRFFVSLLASIALLSPAAAQMPAAPTLVEGLPAPVELDRNQDHARLRVLLGVTSMRPGADPNNPDGPNAPNTDEARANPFPDLPAPLVTDEGEPVRTPARWWAVRRPEILEHFEREIYGRLPDQVPQVSWELLSSTEENKGGVAVLTRRLAGHVDNSGYPLLEVTIDLTLSTPIDAAGPVPVMLHFGWPAEILARFPPPPGPTWEEQVLAHGWAAATIVPTSYQADNGEGLTRGIIGLCNQGQPRPPDQWGALRAWAWGASRALDYFETDPTVDAKQAGIEGLSRYGKAAAVTMAFDPRFAIGFIGSSGKGGLVLHRRDFGERVENLAGTYAYHWMAGNYIRYAGPLTPGDLPVDSHELIALFAPRPAFLSVGSPEVEGQWIDQRGAFLAAVAAAPVYELLEKRGMGTDEYPGTGPALTTGELAWRQQRPYHVPN
- a CDS encoding alpha/beta hydrolase codes for the protein MLKRVLKITGATLLGLVILGLIGLHLIDFSHSPEEIDAAYAQAGYASVPFEVAIDGRVIRGTCAGDPEKPAIIFVHGSPGTWDNFLDLMTDPGLLAGAQLIAFDRPGFGESRTGGVEPSLSKQAALVAAVINRFSPNKPAILVGHSYGGPVIAQTAVDFPAKVAALVIIAGSLDPDLEEKFWFNHVAEWRLVNWAIPTDLVTSNREILALKQELTTLEPRLAEVGLPVVLVHGRKDALVPYANMDYMKRAFRNAQITLVTDPDWGHFIPWEHPKAVRDALLDLLEARE
- a CDS encoding acyltransferase; the protein is MSSEAARPRLTFIDNLRVFCIALVVLHHFSIVYGAPGDWYYVEGKPDNILAQLPLIVFVSTNQAFFMGLLFFVSTFFVSDSYNRKGPARFVWERLIRLGIPTLAFFFLIGPFTFYLARQLTQTDGQAPSLLHVLETGAGRGFGPMWFVEILIYFVLGYTVFRLLRARPLNHYEVPGPMPEPWKIGMFTLVLGLITWMVRIRMPVGWWAPHVQLQLAHFPQYIAMMILGVVVWQRGWLQSLTLKQGIGWLVFANAFILVAFPILFIAGGAPSGNLDPFMGGWHWQSLGYSVYEQVVGITLMLGLLGLFQGVFNAQGRLLRALSDSTYAVYIIHAIPVLLVSWLMRHWDFPLLAKFLVLSLPTLVVAFGMGWLIRKLPFASRVLSAVAQACPGVQHTLGDHNPA
- a CDS encoding serine hydrolase — its product is MKRLFLLPIVGLTLSWAQTTESLLPENLAPDSWKVLGPFPNLMLPEPGPGGISRAGFTTDFLEVLGGEARAVIRDDTKVVWDGVSRTVIPASLADNGQLDFNEIFPPPTDNQVAYAYTDIVLEAPTTWTLHFGSDDSGRVWANGNRVLDVWTSGREAQPSQEVIPVNLAEGTNRLLIKVENGPGGWQMFCQLYDDEGQRRENVLEWRRNASDLRIIPDNAEDFILWNPAFPELAFERPKLAKTIFRDTELKPTWYNVMGVEVERPDQPGRYYADITLECRDGLPFRTLVGVYRPGDTEWMGRYSVPPYDRPSLIGMGTNPWLTLSADELQAHRTEISRQVWASMGRYMTTTEDGAALFAWMEEREATPDRVSNEHEILQGSFVEDLRHRLALRMRLEKRTPVELRPVEILREPAPQLHSGTEAEAGIRIGTVEKLRAYARQWTRDDPSSGLRIIVARNRVIFMREAFPSAREPDIEIDSLFAPASIGKLVAGQVMARFFDQGIVTPDTPLGDVLPDFPTDGPRAITYRDCWTHLSGMTGHTTARGIFNPYLDNNLNVQAFSLTTPRLRRHYSGDGNNLAGMAMSLLAGKDMVTLLQENILDPLGEGLVTQTDLGYGAGYTADFLVRVGQMILNRGSYGPYRFYSPETFDAILPKRLIDYVPTLNDPELEWGIGMEWMLDPMEADPEDAYLGGNVIGHGSATASTLRIDLDHNLVVVIGRDDPGDYAATLRRNSEFIRILAGGLLDR
- a CDS encoding alpha-galactosidase, encoding MPLESCFAALADGRLRIGNALIEREWRISPDGLLRSLSLVDRASGTSWLVADREGAPILPEVRLSDERRAVKLEVVRGRRFPTESESLVATLTAKGDRVTLTTVFQVFPDLAGISVQLTCNGGEIGRPSGSSDANSPPSGIEAVPETAAAPNEVDILDSLALAPRHLRLTAVTLRDQTDQHDELVHEEELLLHPNKNRRDFNGILFAVEDTLTANGLVLVKEAPLPHACPVVAGPSLEVRGHTCTIRGHGTGGDGLPGYRLTILAYSGGPNGRTMALHRWQRNLRQYRPGRDGLVLTNTWGDRSQDGRVNESFLMQEIEACAGLGADVVQIDDGWQKGKTANSLQAGGVWQGFWARDETFWDVHPERFPNGLAPLIERTRTLGLKFGLWFAPDSALDFENWRRDADCVLNLHRSLGVTYFKIDGVKAVSKAGERNLRRFFDRVLEATDAEVVFDLDVTAEIRPGYFGMINVGPLFVENRYTDWFNYWPHRTLRNFWQLTRWIDPVRLRMEFLNNARNAERYHGDPLAPAAWSPAGLLATVFLASPLGWFEVSGLAPSYVKAVSGLLRIRTTHRDALLTGMVIPIGSVPDGVSWTGFLSMDPQQSRGYALVFRELAGSSEWTIPISGLFGPNRLELEILAGEGTASADGREIRFSIPGSLGFLLVQVDAGQ